One region of Arthrobacter sp. StoSoilB22 genomic DNA includes:
- a CDS encoding amino acid permease — translation MTNPITDHTVPAQAHASEKALHQEDSGYHKDLKPRQIQMIAIGGAIGTGLFLGAGGRLNAAGPSLVIAYAICGFFAFLILRALGELVLHRPSSGSFVSYAREFYGEKAAFVSGWFYWINWATTTIVDITAAALYMNFFGKYVAWIGAVPQWAWALIALVVVLCLNLVSVKVFGEMEFWFALIKVAALVAFLLVGTYFVIFGTPVEGQEVGFSLIADNGGVFPNGVLPMIILMQGVLFAYASIELIGTAAGETANPEKIMPKAINSVVIRIALFYVGSVILLALLLPFTAYEKGVSPFVTFFGSIGVEGVDVIMNLVVLTAALSSLNAGLYSTGRILRSMSVAGSAPKFAQRMNKAGVPYGGIAITAGVSLLGVPLNYLVPSDAFEIVLNVASVGIIVTWATIVLCQMQLKRWADKGWLKRPSFRMFGAPYTGWLSLIFLAAVLIMVFIESPLTMLVTAIACGLMVWGWFLCRKQIHELAATRDGYTGSAPVIANRPLPGGDK, via the coding sequence ATGACCAACCCCATCACGGACCACACGGTCCCGGCCCAAGCGCACGCCAGCGAGAAAGCCCTCCACCAGGAGGACTCCGGCTACCACAAGGACCTCAAGCCCCGCCAGATCCAGATGATCGCGATCGGCGGCGCGATCGGCACCGGGCTGTTCCTGGGTGCCGGCGGCCGACTCAACGCAGCTGGCCCTTCCCTTGTCATCGCGTACGCAATCTGTGGTTTCTTCGCTTTCCTGATCCTCCGCGCACTCGGTGAACTGGTTCTGCACCGCCCGTCGTCGGGTTCCTTCGTTTCCTACGCCCGTGAGTTCTACGGCGAGAAGGCCGCCTTCGTTTCAGGGTGGTTCTACTGGATCAACTGGGCCACCACCACCATCGTGGACATCACCGCCGCGGCGCTGTACATGAACTTCTTCGGAAAATACGTCGCCTGGATTGGCGCTGTTCCGCAATGGGCCTGGGCGCTGATTGCCCTGGTGGTAGTCCTTTGCCTCAACCTGGTGTCCGTGAAGGTCTTCGGCGAAATGGAGTTCTGGTTCGCGCTGATCAAGGTGGCAGCACTGGTGGCCTTCCTCCTGGTGGGCACCTACTTCGTCATCTTCGGCACACCCGTGGAAGGCCAGGAAGTCGGCTTCAGCCTCATCGCAGACAACGGCGGCGTCTTCCCCAACGGCGTCCTTCCCATGATCATCCTCATGCAGGGTGTGCTGTTCGCCTACGCATCGATTGAGCTTATCGGCACTGCAGCCGGCGAAACTGCCAACCCGGAAAAGATCATGCCCAAGGCCATCAACTCCGTGGTCATCCGCATCGCCCTCTTCTACGTTGGTTCCGTCATCCTCCTGGCCCTGTTGCTCCCGTTCACCGCATACGAGAAGGGCGTCAGCCCCTTCGTGACGTTCTTCGGCTCCATTGGTGTTGAGGGCGTGGACGTCATCATGAACCTCGTGGTGCTCACCGCGGCCTTGTCCTCACTGAACGCCGGGCTCTACTCCACGGGCCGCATCCTCCGCTCCATGTCCGTGGCCGGTTCGGCCCCGAAGTTCGCCCAGCGCATGAATAAGGCTGGCGTCCCGTACGGTGGCATCGCCATCACGGCCGGCGTTTCCCTGCTCGGCGTTCCTCTGAACTACCTGGTCCCGTCCGATGCTTTCGAGATCGTCCTCAACGTCGCATCCGTGGGCATCATCGTCACGTGGGCCACTATCGTCCTGTGCCAGATGCAGCTCAAACGATGGGCCGACAAGGGGTGGCTCAAGCGCCCGTCCTTCCGGATGTTTGGTGCCCCCTACACCGGCTGGTTGTCCTTGATCTTCCTGGCAGCTGTGCTGATCATGGTCTTCATCGAGTCCCCATTGACCATGCTGGTCACCGCGATTGCCTGCGGACTCATGGTCTGGGGCTGGTTCCTGTGCCGCAAGCAAATCCATGAGCTTGCCGCCACCCGCGACGGCTACACCGGCAGCGCCCCCGTCATCGCCAACCGCCCCCTGCCCGGCGGCGACAAGTAA
- a CDS encoding FadR/GntR family transcriptional regulator — translation MAVTDEAISKIKDMLIRGELKAGDRLPPEKELSERLGLSRSSLREAVKALELIRVLDVRRGDGTYVTSLDAKLLNEAVGFVVDLHQDRSILELFEVRRILEPATAHLAAAKITPAELQALRSTMDGIDENTDVEELVAHDLQFHSIITEAAGNDYLGSLLEALSSSTVRARIWRGLTQEKAVAHTLAEHHAIADALERGDAELVRALVTVHISGVENWLRQAL, via the coding sequence ATGGCTGTCACAGACGAGGCGATCAGCAAGATCAAAGACATGCTGATCCGCGGCGAACTCAAGGCCGGCGACCGACTCCCGCCGGAAAAAGAACTGAGCGAACGGCTCGGCCTTTCAAGGAGTTCATTGCGTGAGGCTGTGAAGGCCCTGGAGCTGATCCGTGTGCTGGATGTTCGCCGCGGCGATGGCACCTACGTGACAAGCCTCGACGCGAAGCTGCTCAACGAGGCCGTAGGGTTCGTCGTTGACCTGCACCAGGACCGGTCCATCCTGGAACTCTTTGAGGTCCGACGAATCCTGGAGCCCGCAACCGCACACCTGGCGGCCGCTAAAATCACGCCGGCCGAGCTGCAAGCCCTGCGAAGCACCATGGACGGCATCGACGAGAACACGGACGTCGAGGAACTCGTCGCGCATGACCTGCAATTTCACAGCATCATTACCGAGGCCGCGGGAAACGACTACCTCGGGAGCCTCTTGGAAGCACTGTCCAGCAGCACCGTGCGGGCCCGGATCTGGCGTGGACTGACGCAGGAAAAAGCTGTGGCGCACACCCTGGCGGAGCACCACGCAATTGCTGACGCCTTGGAACGCGGCGACGCTGAACTGGTGCGAGCCCTGGTCACCGTGCATATCAGCGGCGTAGAGAACTGGTTGCGGCAGGCGCTCTAA
- a CDS encoding amidohydrolase family protein gives MIDSHLHLWTLDTFVTGGARHYPWLGPQHGELFRSFGEDEARQTLDAAGVRGAVLVQADDSVADTESMLAVAARNPWVFGVVGWIRLDAPADAAEQLHRFTAQAVFRGVRHLVHDDPRDDFLDLPPVRESLALVARRGLTLDIPDAFPRHLGSAVRLAREMPELTVVLDHLGKPPLADPSLMDLWRADFLALGREPNTVAKLSGLHLPGVDYTADALRPLFETALEAFGPGRLMIGGDWPVSTVGAPYGRTLDVLLELVSSLSPSEQDLVLEETAVRTYGLAVTPLPDN, from the coding sequence GTGATTGATTCGCACCTGCATTTGTGGACCCTGGACACCTTCGTCACCGGCGGTGCGCGCCACTATCCGTGGCTGGGCCCGCAGCATGGTGAACTCTTCCGCAGCTTCGGCGAAGATGAGGCGCGCCAGACGTTGGACGCTGCCGGAGTCAGGGGAGCCGTGCTGGTGCAGGCCGACGATTCCGTTGCCGATACCGAAAGCATGTTGGCCGTCGCCGCGAGGAATCCCTGGGTGTTCGGAGTGGTGGGCTGGATCAGGTTGGACGCGCCGGCTGACGCCGCTGAGCAGTTGCACCGATTCACGGCTCAAGCGGTTTTCAGGGGAGTGCGGCATCTGGTGCATGACGATCCCCGGGATGATTTCCTGGATCTTCCGCCTGTTCGGGAGTCGCTGGCGCTGGTGGCGCGGCGCGGCCTCACCTTGGACATCCCCGATGCTTTTCCGCGGCACCTGGGTTCTGCGGTTCGGCTCGCCCGTGAGATGCCGGAACTGACCGTTGTGCTGGATCATTTGGGTAAGCCGCCGCTGGCTGATCCTTCGCTCATGGACCTATGGCGCGCAGACTTCCTGGCGCTGGGACGGGAGCCGAACACAGTGGCCAAACTTTCCGGCTTACATTTGCCCGGAGTCGACTACACCGCGGATGCGTTGCGGCCGCTGTTTGAAACAGCATTGGAGGCATTCGGGCCGGGGCGTTTGATGATTGGCGGTGACTGGCCAGTGAGTACTGTGGGTGCACCGTACGGCCGGACGCTGGATGTCCTGCTGGAACTGGTGTCTTCCTTGAGTCCCTCGGAGCAGGACCTTGTGCTGGAGGAGACGGCGGTGCGGACCTACGGCTTGGCAGTCACCCCTTTGCCGGACAATTAG
- a CDS encoding aldo/keto reductase has translation MNSLDLRKLGKLGFGGAGIGNLYRAIPDGEALATILAAWESGIRYFDTAPHYGLGLSEQRLGAVLRDKPREEFIISTKVGRLLEPNPTGGQDSEGFDVPATMRRVWDFSEKGIRRSIEDSLERLGLNQVDIAYLHDPDVHDLQDGISQGLPALEKLRSEGLVRAIGVGTNSAEAAQECVEAADLDLLMLAGRYTLLEQPDVPLLERCAERSTGVVSVGAYNSGLLARPDVPEDAHYNYDQAPTEVLERARALAAVCRDFGVELPTAALQFPLRHPAVVNVTAGATSPEQVSINAARMEATVPEELWEALEGVGR, from the coding sequence ATGAACTCACTCGATCTGCGAAAACTGGGCAAACTGGGCTTCGGCGGGGCGGGCATCGGTAACCTCTACCGGGCCATCCCCGACGGAGAAGCGCTCGCAACCATCCTGGCAGCCTGGGAAAGCGGGATCCGCTACTTCGATACCGCGCCCCACTACGGCTTGGGCCTGTCCGAGCAAAGACTGGGCGCCGTTCTCCGGGACAAGCCCCGCGAGGAATTCATCATCTCCACCAAAGTAGGCCGGCTCCTGGAACCCAACCCCACAGGTGGTCAGGACTCCGAAGGCTTCGACGTCCCCGCCACCATGCGACGCGTGTGGGACTTCTCCGAGAAGGGCATCCGGCGCAGCATCGAGGACTCCCTGGAGCGGCTCGGTTTGAACCAGGTGGACATCGCCTACCTCCACGATCCCGATGTCCACGATCTCCAGGACGGAATCTCACAGGGCCTTCCTGCTCTGGAGAAGCTGCGCTCCGAGGGATTGGTCCGGGCCATTGGCGTGGGCACCAACTCCGCCGAGGCCGCCCAGGAATGCGTCGAAGCCGCCGATCTGGACCTTTTGATGCTCGCCGGACGGTACACGCTGCTTGAGCAGCCCGACGTCCCGCTGCTTGAACGCTGTGCCGAGCGCAGCACCGGCGTCGTCAGCGTTGGCGCCTACAACTCCGGGCTCCTGGCCCGGCCCGACGTCCCCGAAGACGCACACTACAACTATGACCAGGCCCCGACGGAGGTGCTGGAACGGGCGCGTGCGCTCGCGGCCGTCTGCCGCGATTTCGGCGTGGAACTCCCGACGGCGGCCCTCCAGTTTCCGCTGCGGCACCCGGCAGTGGTGAACGTGACAGCCGGGGCGACTTCTCCTGAACAAGTCTCCATCAACGCTGCCCGTATGGAGGCGACCGTGCCGGAGGAGCTGTGGGAGGCTTTGGAGGGCGTTGGGCGGTGA
- a CDS encoding L-rhamnose mutarotase: MVESIALHTRLKPGTEEAYADAHSHIPPELVAALKEAGVRNWRIWRSGLDLFHVVDVDNYQEMRHALAHHPANVPWQARMAELLEVHDDYSGADTGIQRVWELP, translated from the coding sequence ATGGTTGAGAGCATCGCCCTCCACACACGGCTCAAACCAGGGACGGAAGAGGCGTACGCTGACGCCCACTCGCACATTCCCCCTGAGCTGGTGGCGGCACTCAAGGAAGCCGGAGTGCGGAACTGGCGTATCTGGCGCAGCGGGCTCGACCTCTTCCACGTAGTGGACGTCGACAACTATCAAGAAATGCGGCATGCGCTCGCCCACCACCCGGCCAATGTGCCATGGCAGGCCCGAATGGCTGAACTCTTAGAGGTCCACGACGATTACTCCGGGGCGGATACGGGTATCCAAAGGGTATGGGAACTGCCATGA
- a CDS encoding alpha-L-fucosidase — MIQHAPWFEEARFGMFVHWGIYALPARHEWVMNQEEITVEEYSKYFQRFDPDLYDPREWARAARNAGMKYVVLTTKHHDGFCLWDSALTDYKATNTPAGRDLITPYVEALKAEGLKVGFYHSLVDWHHPDFTVDGVHPQRNAADVESLNAGRDMARYREYLHGQVRELLSNYGTIDYLFFDFSYTGGHEEEFWGGKGRKDWDSEALLAMVRELQPGIIVNDRLEIPGDFVTPEQYQPAGPMMLDGEPVTWEACQTLNGSWGYDRDNLNYKSVDLLIRMLVDGVSKGGNLLLNVGPTGRGNLDPRALASLEGIGGWMKLHSRAIYGAGASQFTAPADTRYTQRGDRLYVHLFAWPFEYVHLPDLAGKVEYAQLLNDASEVFLKEVNPGQQAMNMTQGGQPPGTLTIKLPVQRPDVAVPVVELFLKPSAAEPEAVNG, encoded by the coding sequence TTGATTCAGCACGCACCTTGGTTTGAAGAGGCACGCTTTGGGATGTTCGTGCACTGGGGCATCTACGCCCTGCCTGCCCGGCACGAGTGGGTGATGAACCAGGAAGAAATCACCGTGGAGGAGTACTCGAAGTATTTCCAACGCTTCGACCCGGACCTCTACGATCCCAGGGAATGGGCCCGCGCCGCCCGGAATGCGGGGATGAAGTACGTGGTCCTCACCACCAAGCACCATGACGGCTTCTGCCTGTGGGACTCAGCCTTGACTGATTACAAAGCCACCAACACGCCCGCCGGCCGTGACCTGATCACACCGTATGTGGAAGCACTCAAGGCCGAGGGGCTGAAGGTCGGCTTCTACCACTCGCTCGTTGACTGGCACCACCCCGACTTCACCGTTGACGGGGTACACCCGCAACGCAACGCTGCCGACGTCGAAAGCTTGAACGCCGGACGCGACATGGCCCGTTACCGCGAGTACCTGCACGGTCAGGTGCGTGAGCTCCTGAGCAACTACGGAACCATCGACTACCTGTTCTTCGACTTCTCCTACACAGGTGGACATGAAGAGGAATTCTGGGGCGGCAAGGGGCGAAAGGATTGGGATTCTGAGGCGTTGCTCGCCATGGTGCGGGAGCTGCAACCCGGCATTATTGTCAACGACCGGCTGGAAATCCCGGGAGACTTCGTCACGCCGGAACAGTACCAGCCCGCCGGCCCCATGATGCTCGACGGCGAACCGGTCACCTGGGAGGCATGCCAGACACTGAACGGAAGCTGGGGCTACGACAGGGACAACCTGAACTATAAATCCGTGGACCTGCTCATCCGCATGCTGGTAGACGGTGTTTCCAAGGGCGGCAACTTGCTGCTCAACGTCGGCCCTACCGGAAGGGGAAACCTCGATCCTCGGGCCCTGGCATCCTTGGAAGGCATTGGCGGCTGGATGAAGCTGCACTCGCGCGCCATCTACGGGGCGGGGGCCTCGCAGTTCACGGCCCCGGCAGATACGCGATACACGCAGCGCGGTGACAGGCTTTACGTCCACCTGTTCGCTTGGCCGTTCGAGTACGTCCACCTCCCGGACCTTGCCGGGAAGGTCGAGTACGCGCAGTTGCTGAACGACGCGTCCGAGGTGTTCCTCAAAGAAGTAAACCCCGGACAGCAGGCCATGAACATGACCCAGGGAGGCCAACCGCCAGGGACGTTAACCATCAAGCTGCCAGTGCAGCGGCCGGACGTCGCCGTACCTGTGGTGGAACTCTTCCTGAAACCGTCGGCTGCAGAGCCGGAGGCCGTGAATGGTTGA
- a CDS encoding L-fuconate dehydratase → MSTITAVETFDVRFPTSLELDGSDAMNPDPDYSAAYLIIRTDAGDGHEGHGFVFTIGRGNEVETAALDALRGHILGRSVEELLADMGATWKLLAHDSQLRWLGPEKGVMHMAIGAVVNALWDLKAKRAGLPLWELLAGMTPEELVALVDFRYLTDALTPDEALSILRAAEPGREARKAALRAEGYPAYTTTPGWLGYSDEKLTRLAKEAVADGFAQIKLKVGACLEDDIRRVRTARAAVGPDIKIAVDANQRWDVQEAIDWMAHLAPYDIAWIEEPTSPDDILGHAAISRGVTPIPVATGEHVQNRVVFKQMLQAGSLQVLQIDAARVAGVNENIAILLLAAKFGVPVCPHAGGVGLCEAVQHLSMFDFVAVSGTRENRTIEFVDHLHEHFITPVVVHDGAYWPPAGPGAGNEMLRETLATYSFPNGPIWKESR, encoded by the coding sequence ATGAGCACCATCACCGCAGTGGAAACGTTCGATGTCCGCTTCCCAACATCCTTGGAACTGGACGGTTCCGATGCCATGAATCCGGACCCGGACTATTCAGCGGCGTACCTCATCATCCGCACGGATGCCGGGGATGGGCACGAGGGCCACGGGTTTGTGTTCACGATTGGGCGCGGGAACGAGGTTGAAACGGCGGCGCTTGATGCCCTCCGCGGGCACATCCTCGGCCGGTCCGTTGAGGAACTGCTCGCTGACATGGGCGCCACCTGGAAACTGTTGGCCCATGATTCCCAACTCAGGTGGCTGGGGCCGGAGAAGGGCGTTATGCACATGGCTATCGGTGCGGTGGTCAATGCTCTGTGGGACCTGAAAGCCAAACGTGCAGGTCTGCCCCTGTGGGAGTTGCTCGCAGGTATGACGCCCGAAGAACTCGTAGCGCTCGTGGACTTCCGGTACCTCACGGACGCGCTCACTCCGGACGAAGCCCTGAGCATACTTCGCGCCGCCGAACCCGGACGCGAAGCCCGCAAAGCGGCACTTCGCGCTGAGGGTTACCCCGCATACACCACGACGCCGGGTTGGCTGGGTTACAGCGACGAGAAACTGACGCGGCTGGCCAAGGAAGCCGTGGCTGACGGATTCGCCCAGATCAAGTTGAAGGTGGGCGCCTGCTTGGAGGACGACATCCGCCGCGTGAGGACTGCGCGCGCTGCTGTGGGCCCCGACATCAAGATCGCAGTGGACGCCAACCAGCGCTGGGACGTCCAGGAAGCCATCGACTGGATGGCCCACCTCGCTCCCTACGACATCGCCTGGATTGAGGAGCCCACCAGCCCGGACGACATCCTGGGCCACGCTGCAATCTCCCGTGGAGTTACGCCCATCCCCGTCGCCACCGGTGAACATGTCCAGAACCGCGTGGTGTTCAAACAGATGCTTCAGGCAGGTTCACTTCAAGTCCTGCAGATTGACGCCGCCAGGGTAGCGGGCGTGAACGAGAACATCGCGATACTACTTCTTGCTGCCAAGTTCGGTGTGCCGGTATGTCCGCACGCCGGCGGGGTTGGCCTTTGCGAAGCCGTGCAGCACCTGTCCATGTTCGACTTCGTAGCTGTCTCCGGTACCAGGGAGAACAGGACCATCGAGTTCGTGGACCACCTCCATGAACACTTCATCACTCCCGTGGTGGTCCACGACGGCGCCTACTGGCCGCCCGCTGGGCCGGGTGCAGGAAACGAAATGCTCCGTGAAACACTGGCCACCTACAGTTTTCCGAACGGCCCCATCTGGAAGGAATCCCGTTGA